The following are encoded in a window of Allosphingosinicella indica genomic DNA:
- a CDS encoding phosphoribosyltransferase-like protein, whose product MLNWLGQFEEHDDPDADEQLQVLRLLSSFMYFGVNEIRALLRSLFRDTFRPQVAKEVRSGLHSSTTLGIVGSMVDVELRRTRFVPLGNPSESSALLMYYFRQENALPKNLFLHGSDIFDLSAVGSGGGLKVRDTDITRYVFIDDLCGSGHQGREYSDRVVKPLKSISPGVKTYYYPIFGLSDGIEHLRTHSAFDEVYPVVELDPTFRAFATDSRLYVEPKIAPLRLPTEATCRRYGRELVPAHPLGWEDGQLYIGFAHNTPDNSLPIFWCDHTGPRPWRPIFRRYPKVSW is encoded by the coding sequence GTGCTCAACTGGCTCGGCCAGTTTGAAGAGCACGACGATCCCGACGCCGATGAGCAGCTTCAGGTGCTCCGGCTGCTTTCAAGCTTCATGTATTTCGGGGTGAACGAGATTCGAGCTCTGCTCCGCTCTCTCTTTCGCGACACTTTCCGCCCGCAGGTCGCCAAGGAGGTGCGCTCAGGACTGCATTCCTCGACTACCCTTGGCATAGTCGGCAGCATGGTCGACGTCGAGCTGCGGCGCACCCGCTTCGTGCCGCTTGGCAACCCGTCTGAGAGCAGCGCGCTTCTTATGTACTACTTCCGGCAGGAGAACGCCCTGCCGAAAAACCTCTTCCTGCACGGTTCGGACATATTCGATCTTTCGGCCGTCGGGTCCGGTGGCGGCCTGAAGGTTCGCGATACCGATATCACCCGCTACGTCTTCATCGACGATCTGTGCGGCTCAGGACATCAGGGCCGGGAGTACTCCGATCGGGTCGTGAAGCCCCTCAAGAGCATCAGCCCGGGCGTGAAGACCTACTACTATCCGATTTTCGGGCTGTCCGATGGGATCGAACATCTCCGCACGCACTCGGCCTTCGATGAGGTCTATCCTGTGGTCGAACTCGACCCAACATTTCGGGCCTTCGCAACGGATTCCCGCCTCTACGTCGAGCCGAAAATTGCCCCACTTCGGTTGCCGACGGAGGCCACCTGCCGGCGCTACGGACGCGAACTAGTGCCCGCGCATCCGCTGGGTTGGGAAGACGGCCAGCTTTACATAGGCTTCGCGCATAATACGCCGGACAACAGCCTCCCGATATTCTGGTGCGACCATACCGGTCCACGACCATGGCGGCCGATCTTCCGCCGATACCCTAAGGTTTCCTGGTGA
- a CDS encoding ATP-dependent nuclease yields MSVTIRQIHIENFRSIQRLTIPADKLSVLVGKNDSGKSNILRALNLFFNEVTNAGKSFDFEDDYNLFVPERAKTAKEVVVRLELNIPSSYYSTNGEIIVWEKRWRSGGLHVNHYWGYRLSTNRRGREVRTQVDIPERSNAHGLLRQIEFEYVPAIKDSGYFDDLRGRIYSIIAEVAARTFRTSSTAFEDSIGEHLADLTTGIGHSLGIETRLALPRDLSHIFQRLDFLSGAKGISLDHRGDGIKTRHIPLILKFMAEKKRSLQVRGAAPYSYIWAYEEPENNLEFSSAVELAVQLADFASRGVAQILLTTHSPVFYDLGDTCPEGVACAHVYRDTDDEGTSVSESGCAVDEKMGTMALLAPRVKQLVLNVREQVEARHSAEVLARQNRPKIFVEGESDKIVLGRCATVFHAARAGFVDIETKREGAGHSYVIDMLNGWRCQHKHHQDGPRAAGILDVDAIKTKNEWNAGVGNTASAKCFCYPKPDHAIAALRAGFRLPVTLEVLYSLDVWQWAEARGMLEDRLLADTYPAVMVEEILKGGAGNVEVDEAYRMYVTRRFRAGTKVDVANHVARLAEARVRAEFDRLGALLGEVFDYLGVAEP; encoded by the coding sequence ATGAGCGTTACCATTCGCCAGATTCACATCGAGAATTTTCGCTCCATCCAGCGCCTGACTATACCTGCGGACAAGCTCTCCGTTTTGGTAGGCAAAAACGACAGCGGAAAATCTAACATCCTCCGCGCCCTAAATCTTTTTTTTAATGAGGTGACCAACGCCGGCAAGTCTTTCGACTTCGAGGACGACTACAACCTTTTCGTTCCCGAGCGAGCTAAGACGGCAAAAGAGGTAGTCGTCCGCCTCGAGCTCAACATCCCCTCGTCTTACTACTCAACGAACGGCGAGATCATTGTGTGGGAGAAACGATGGCGAAGCGGTGGACTACACGTGAATCATTACTGGGGCTATCGCTTGTCGACAAACCGCCGCGGACGGGAAGTCCGGACGCAGGTCGATATACCGGAAAGGTCGAACGCGCACGGCCTGCTCAGGCAAATTGAATTCGAATATGTGCCTGCCATCAAGGACTCCGGCTACTTCGATGACCTCCGCGGGCGGATTTACAGCATAATTGCCGAAGTTGCGGCGCGGACCTTCCGCACCTCCAGCACCGCGTTTGAAGACTCGATTGGAGAACATCTGGCAGACCTAACCACGGGAATCGGCCACAGTCTCGGCATTGAAACCCGTCTCGCGTTGCCGCGCGATCTAAGCCACATCTTCCAACGGCTCGACTTCCTGAGCGGTGCGAAAGGTATTTCGCTCGATCACAGGGGAGACGGGATCAAGACGCGGCATATCCCGCTGATTCTGAAGTTCATGGCCGAGAAAAAACGATCGCTGCAGGTGCGGGGGGCGGCACCGTACAGCTACATTTGGGCTTATGAGGAGCCGGAGAACAACCTCGAATTTTCAAGTGCCGTCGAACTCGCTGTGCAGCTTGCCGACTTCGCCTCCCGTGGCGTTGCCCAGATCCTGCTCACCACTCACTCCCCTGTTTTCTACGATCTTGGAGATACATGTCCTGAAGGCGTCGCCTGTGCGCACGTCTATCGGGACACTGACGACGAAGGTACGTCCGTCAGCGAGAGTGGCTGCGCCGTTGACGAGAAGATGGGCACCATGGCCCTGCTGGCGCCCCGCGTAAAGCAGCTTGTGCTTAACGTTCGGGAGCAGGTTGAAGCTAGGCACAGCGCCGAAGTCCTCGCCCGGCAGAACCGGCCGAAGATATTCGTTGAGGGAGAAAGTGACAAGATTGTGCTCGGACGCTGCGCAACGGTCTTTCACGCGGCGCGGGCGGGCTTCGTGGACATTGAAACCAAACGAGAAGGTGCGGGACACAGCTACGTCATCGATATGCTCAACGGCTGGCGTTGCCAGCACAAGCATCACCAGGACGGCCCGCGGGCTGCAGGTATTCTGGACGTGGACGCGATCAAGACGAAGAATGAATGGAACGCGGGTGTCGGAAATACCGCGTCGGCAAAATGCTTCTGCTATCCCAAGCCGGATCATGCGATCGCAGCGCTCCGAGCCGGCTTCCGTCTGCCGGTAACCCTGGAAGTGCTTTACAGTCTCGATGTTTGGCAGTGGGCGGAAGCACGCGGAATGCTCGAGGATAGGTTGCTTGCTGACACCTATCCGGCTGTGATGGTCGAGGAAATCCTGAAAGGCGGCGCCGGAAACGTCGAGGTCGATGAAGCCTACAGAATGTACGTTACGCGGCGGTTCCGCGCGGGTACGAAAGTCGACGTGGCTAACCACGTGGCTAGGCTCGCCGAAGCACGTGTTCGGGCGGAGTTCGACCGTCTGGGCGCGCTTTTAGGCGAGGTATTCGACTATTTGGGTGTGGCGGAGCCTTAG
- a CDS encoding ParB/RepB/Spo0J family partition protein — protein sequence MIVSLPLDTLCPSPRNVRQSADAAADLQLKADIAGRGLIQNLVVSKAKKPKGRYHVEAGNRRLAALQALAAEGAIAPDTGVPCLVVESDPVAMREAGLAENFQRLSMTAADECRAFGQLIADGADVEGVARRFGLTVRFVEGRLRLSDLASPVFDALSRGAITLDVAKAYAVSADRERQAYVYEQLANGYGATSPDTIRRMMTEASIRAGDRRALFVGEDAYVAAGGRIERDLFADETEARWLDIALVDRLAGEKLAALADAAASEQELAFVRPILDPWVNGDHVAGLQRIDVAPMPLTDAEVQRIDALEAEIADQIAILEDERSSESELVKAEAAVQDASQALRAITDRPPVLDPELQSQAGTFLLIDETGTAALHRSYFRIAPSSADEAEEGNDRVSDTVDAAPGRGLSQRLIDELTMQRRDILAVHIAADPALALDLAIFLAVVKAETRTLEQTGFALRAGPVADPIGDFATPDAAASIARSQAADGLDRSWLAGDTLAERFDAFRRLDEPARGAWLGHAVASTLDASLGGTAHRCAFHDHLGGLLGIDVAAWWRPTGANYFDRVPKAVALSALAAVGGDELARRYDKAKKAELAQSCERIFAGDFIADVAVKEAALAWLPDAMRFQPPAHLVEILDESDLADGPDGETGDGPARRPAGEIASGGSCDGAPECEAA from the coding sequence ATGATCGTCTCGCTTCCTCTCGATACGCTATGTCCGTCGCCCCGCAATGTCCGGCAATCGGCCGACGCGGCCGCCGACCTCCAGCTCAAGGCCGACATCGCCGGCCGCGGACTCATTCAGAATCTGGTGGTCAGCAAGGCCAAGAAGCCCAAGGGCCGCTATCATGTCGAGGCGGGCAACCGGCGGCTCGCCGCGCTGCAGGCGCTGGCCGCGGAAGGCGCGATCGCACCCGACACGGGTGTGCCCTGCCTCGTCGTCGAGTCCGATCCGGTCGCAATGCGCGAAGCCGGTCTTGCGGAGAATTTTCAGCGGCTCTCGATGACCGCTGCCGACGAGTGCCGCGCCTTCGGTCAGCTGATCGCCGACGGGGCCGATGTCGAGGGTGTCGCACGGCGCTTCGGTCTTACGGTCCGCTTCGTCGAGGGCCGCCTTCGCCTGTCCGATCTCGCGTCCCCCGTGTTCGATGCGCTCTCGCGCGGCGCAATCACGCTCGATGTCGCCAAGGCCTATGCCGTCAGCGCCGATCGTGAGCGGCAAGCCTACGTGTACGAGCAGCTGGCCAACGGTTATGGCGCCACCAGCCCGGACACGATCCGCCGGATGATGACGGAGGCCAGCATCCGGGCCGGCGATCGCCGCGCACTCTTCGTCGGCGAGGACGCCTATGTCGCGGCGGGCGGGCGCATCGAACGAGATCTGTTTGCCGACGAGACGGAGGCCCGCTGGCTCGATATCGCGCTCGTCGATCGTCTTGCCGGCGAGAAGCTCGCCGCGCTGGCCGATGCAGCCGCCTCCGAACAGGAATTGGCGTTCGTCCGGCCGATCCTCGATCCCTGGGTCAATGGCGACCATGTCGCGGGCCTCCAGCGGATCGATGTGGCGCCGATGCCCTTGACCGATGCGGAGGTGCAGCGGATCGATGCCCTGGAGGCCGAGATCGCCGATCAGATCGCGATCCTCGAGGACGAGCGCAGCAGCGAAAGCGAGCTAGTGAAAGCCGAGGCCGCGGTGCAGGACGCATCGCAGGCCCTTCGCGCGATTACCGACCGGCCGCCTGTGCTCGATCCGGAGCTGCAGTCACAAGCAGGCACATTCCTGCTGATCGACGAAACCGGCACGGCGGCCCTTCATCGCAGCTACTTCCGGATTGCTCCTTCGTCCGCCGACGAGGCGGAGGAGGGCAATGATCGCGTGAGTGATACTGTCGATGCCGCGCCCGGGCGCGGCCTGTCGCAGCGGCTGATCGACGAACTCACGATGCAGCGACGCGATATCCTCGCCGTCCATATCGCTGCCGATCCCGCGCTCGCGCTCGATCTTGCGATCTTCCTCGCAGTCGTCAAGGCAGAGACACGGACGCTGGAACAGACGGGCTTCGCGCTTCGCGCAGGGCCGGTGGCCGATCCGATCGGCGACTTCGCGACGCCGGATGCGGCGGCAAGCATCGCGCGGTCTCAGGCTGCCGATGGGCTGGATCGAAGCTGGTTGGCGGGCGACACGCTCGCCGAACGGTTCGACGCCTTCCGAAGGCTCGACGAGCCGGCGCGCGGCGCGTGGCTCGGCCACGCCGTCGCATCGACCCTGGACGCCAGTCTTGGCGGAACGGCGCACCGCTGCGCTTTCCACGATCATCTCGGTGGCCTTCTCGGAATCGATGTCGCCGCCTGGTGGCGCCCCACCGGCGCGAATTATTTCGACCGTGTGCCCAAAGCCGTAGCCTTGAGCGCACTGGCTGCCGTTGGCGGCGACGAGCTTGCGCGTCGGTACGACAAGGCGAAGAAGGCGGAGCTCGCCCAGTCCTGCGAGCGTATCTTCGCGGGTGACTTCATCGCCGACGTCGCGGTCAAGGAAGCCGCGCTTGCGTGGCTGCCCGACGCGATGCGTTTCCAGCCGCCGGCGCATCTCGTCGAGATCTTGGACGAGAGTGACCTTGCGGACGGCCCCGATGGCGAAACGGGTGACGGCCCTGCGCGGCGTCCTGCAGGCGAGATCGCATCGGGCGGCTCATGCGACGGTGCGCCTGAGTGCGAAGCCGCCTGA
- a CDS encoding single-stranded DNA-binding protein, with protein MTNIVLLVGNLGADPDLRSTNGGTDVASFSLGTSRPKRDSEGKTFKDASGFTAKETEWHRVTCFNGLGRIVAQYATKGQLVSVRGRIHNSKWTDREGIERYGYEVIADDVQFLGGRSGNRDDDPPEAGNDVD; from the coding sequence ATGACCAACATCGTCCTTCTCGTCGGCAATCTCGGCGCCGACCCCGACCTCCGGTCCACCAATGGCGGCACCGATGTCGCGAGCTTCAGTCTCGGCACGAGCCGGCCGAAGCGCGACAGCGAAGGCAAGACCTTCAAGGATGCGAGCGGCTTCACGGCCAAGGAGACCGAGTGGCATCGCGTCACCTGCTTCAACGGTCTCGGACGGATCGTCGCGCAATATGCAACCAAGGGACAGCTCGTCTCGGTCCGTGGACGCATCCACAACAGCAAGTGGACCGACCGCGAGGGCATCGAGCGCTACGGCTACGAGGTCATTGCCGACGACGTTCAGTTTCTCGGCGGCCGCTCGGGCAACCGCGACGACGATCCGCCGGAGGCCGGTAACGACGTCGATTGA
- a CDS encoding DUF2493 domain-containing protein, producing MHTTLAAQLAQLELGHIHIARIEIAATDVLPDPGAVEQTVAAIWSDLFALFPGTALEEDVEELAWGLVNLFHRAASKRSGQLDRATDEIRCLLASADGSEVHTGELEKQIDRARGAEAAMVGLESFREAAALLYTRETGSSWRPAGSSRFNHGEGLTSAVVDGRAFLKARAESRRRAAMPEGTPIVFGGGRQTFATTDEAKAYGDAIWATLDKVYDRVPDMVLVHGGDTKGADGLAASWAEQRKVSQIAFSLDRRLGARAGFRRNEQMLALDPRYVVAFSGNGVLERLVIDAKAKRIAVVDRRGPGGTNPKQAARAAAAV from the coding sequence ATGCACACGACGCTCGCAGCCCAGCTCGCCCAACTCGAGCTCGGCCATATCCATATCGCGCGGATCGAAATTGCCGCCACCGATGTCCTCCCGGATCCCGGCGCCGTGGAGCAGACCGTCGCGGCCATCTGGTCCGATCTGTTCGCGCTCTTTCCAGGAACCGCGCTCGAGGAGGATGTCGAGGAGCTCGCCTGGGGTCTCGTCAATCTCTTCCACCGCGCCGCGTCCAAGCGCTCGGGCCAGCTCGATCGCGCGACCGACGAAATCCGATGCCTGCTCGCCAGTGCCGACGGCTCCGAAGTCCATACCGGCGAACTCGAGAAGCAGATCGACCGCGCACGCGGCGCCGAGGCCGCGATGGTCGGTCTCGAGAGCTTTCGCGAAGCCGCGGCCTTGCTCTACACCCGCGAGACCGGATCGTCCTGGCGTCCGGCAGGTAGCTCGCGCTTCAATCATGGCGAGGGTCTGACATCCGCCGTGGTCGATGGGCGTGCGTTTCTCAAGGCACGCGCCGAAAGCCGCCGTCGCGCCGCGATGCCCGAAGGCACGCCGATCGTCTTCGGTGGCGGACGACAGACCTTTGCGACTACGGACGAAGCCAAAGCCTATGGCGACGCGATCTGGGCGACGCTCGACAAGGTCTATGACCGCGTTCCTGACATGGTCCTCGTCCATGGCGGCGACACCAAGGGCGCGGACGGTCTGGCCGCTTCGTGGGCCGAGCAGCGCAAGGTGTCGCAGATCGCTTTTTCCCTCGACCGGCGTCTGGGCGCCCGCGCGGGCTTCCGCCGGAACGAGCAGATGCTGGCGCTCGACCCGCGCTACGTCGTCGCCTTCTCGGGCAATGGCGTGCTCGAGCGGCTGGTGATCGACGCTAAGGCAAAGCGCATCGCGGTGGTCGACCGGCGCGGGCCGGGCGGCACCAATCCCAAGCAGGCGGCGCGCGCTGCGGCTGCGGTCTGA
- a CDS encoding HEPN domain-containing protein, which yields MRSGTDFLPDGKQRELAFVVDAIREGFDFAIARRTMPRLRGGKLLKIILFGSYARGDWVEDPVGRYFSDYDLLVVVDREELTDVPEFWAKTEERLLAELAGGTTLRTPVSIVYHSLDDVNEKLALGRYFFIDILRDGTALFEEPGHPFAEPRPLSPAEALKETQDYFDEWFESARDFEESARDAIGRGKSKLAAFLLHQASERYYHCLFLVRTLYSPKTHNLNQLRQLAEDIEPRLKQVWPRETKFERRCYELLREAYVKARYSRHYRISAEQLEWLSARVALLHQIVREACEARIATLAEAA from the coding sequence ATGCGAAGCGGCACCGATTTCCTGCCGGACGGCAAGCAGCGCGAGCTCGCGTTCGTGGTCGATGCGATCCGCGAGGGTTTCGACTTCGCGATTGCGCGCCGGACGATGCCCAGATTGCGCGGCGGCAAGCTCCTCAAGATCATCCTCTTCGGAAGTTATGCGCGCGGCGACTGGGTCGAGGATCCGGTCGGCCGCTATTTTTCGGACTATGATCTGCTCGTCGTCGTCGATCGCGAGGAACTGACCGACGTTCCCGAATTCTGGGCGAAGACCGAAGAGCGATTGCTCGCCGAACTGGCCGGTGGGACGACGCTGCGCACGCCGGTCAGCATCGTCTATCACAGCCTCGACGACGTGAACGAGAAGCTCGCGCTCGGCCGCTATTTCTTCATCGACATCCTGCGCGACGGGACGGCCCTGTTCGAGGAGCCGGGTCATCCATTCGCCGAACCGCGGCCGCTTTCGCCCGCCGAAGCGCTGAAGGAAACGCAGGATTATTTCGACGAATGGTTCGAGAGTGCACGAGATTTCGAAGAGAGCGCGCGGGACGCAATTGGAAGGGGCAAGAGTAAGCTGGCGGCGTTTCTGCTCCACCAAGCGAGCGAGCGATACTATCATTGCCTTTTTTTGGTGCGCACGTTGTACAGCCCGAAGACGCACAATCTGAACCAGCTGCGGCAGCTCGCCGAGGACATTGAGCCGCGGTTGAAGCAGGTGTGGCCGCGCGAGACCAAGTTCGAGCGGCGCTGCTATGAGCTGCTCCGCGAGGCCTATGTGAAGGCACGCTATTCACGCCATTACCGGATCAGCGCCGAGCAGCTCGAGTGGCTGTCTGCGCGGGTCGCTTTGCTCCACCAGATCGTGCGCGAAGCTTGCGAGGCGCGGATCGCAACCTTGGCGGAGGCCGCCTAG